The nucleotide sequence CCGTGCCGCACGAGTGGCGCGCCTGCTCGGTGGCCGTCTCGCACGAGGGACACCAGCGTCTCTGCTGCACGAGGGCACCGGCGACGGTGTCGACGATCGCCCCGAACACTGCCGCCACGGCCACGATCCACCACCGCGCCGCCGGTACGAGTCCGATGGCCACCGCGATGGCGGTCAGCACGAGCGCGCTCACCACCGTGGCCGCGCTTCCCGCCGCGCTCACCGCACCGGAAGTACCGGTGGGCACCTGACGCCAGTTGCGAACGGAGCGCGGCGTGCCGCCGATCCAGGTGCCGATTTCCGTACCGAGCGTGTCGGCACCGGCCGCGGCGAGGGCGGCTGTGCCCCATAGTGCCGCCTGTGAGGCAGGATCTCCGCGAAAAAGGGCCACTGCTGCCGCGATCGCGAAGACGCCGCCGTTGGCCAGCACCTGGACGGCGTCGCGTTGCGCGCCTTTCTCCACCACACCGGCCGTGCGTTGCTCCTTCCGGGCGCGTCCCAAACGTGAGCCAAGTGTGGCCCACGCGAACCAGCAGATCAGAAAGCCGCCCCATGGCCAGCCGGCGCGAAGGGCGATCGCTCCCACCGCCGACGCGGCGAGCGCCCCGCTGGTTCGCAGGCTGCCGGAGCGCCACGCGGCTCCGGCGATGAGTATCGCGAGGCCCAGCGCTACCGACGCGGACGGACCGGCCACGCTCAACCACGCGGGCACGGCCGCCGGCACGATCTGGGTCAGCGTGATGTCGGTCAGCGTGATCTCGCTCTGCGTGACGAGAGGATCTGTTCTGCGCGCTGTCGCAGCTCGTCGCTCGCGCGCATCGTCGCCTGCTCCCGTTGCCCAAAGGCGTGCAACGCGGTGCGCAGCGCCTGCAGCTGACGTTCGAGGCGCGCACAGGACACGCACTCGCGCAGATGCGCGCCCACTACCTGCGTCAGCGGGCGGTCGCGATCATCGAAGGCGGTGAGCTCACCATCCACGAAGGCATCCAGATGCAGCCGGATGTGCGCGCAGTCGATGAGAGGCGCCGCGGGGGCGTCGGGCGGGAGGTGCTGAGCCATCTACGGAACACGCTGCTTGTCGCATCGCCGGCGCGCAAGATGACGAGCCGAACTATGGAACGGTCGGTCGCATCGATCTCGTCATGTTCGCCGTCTCTTTGCGACCGTGTGCGCTTGTAATCGTGACCGGGGACACGTTAGCATCCTCCCTGTGTCCTCTCTGATTGACGGCCGGCCCGCCCGCGCCACTGTCCCCGCTGATCTCACGCTGGTGCTGTCCGGCAAGCCGCTCGACGCGCGGCTCCCGCTGGCGCTGCTCGAGGCCGTCAAGGCGATCGACACGCCGGAGGCGGAGCTCGATGCCGAGCTGGTGCATGAGCTGCGCAACAAGCGACTCGGCCTCAGCGACACGGTCTACCAGCAGATCCGTCGCTACAGCGACGCCGTCCGGGCTCGTCAGCGCGTGGGCTTCGATGAGGTGCTCGCCCTCGCGCGGCTCATCGGCCGCCGTCCCGATGCCGACTTGGCGTTCCGCGAAGCCGGACGACGCTGGGCGCGCTCCTACGTGATGACGATCAGCGGGCTGCAGCGCGGAGGGGCCCGATCGCTGCCGTCGCTGATCGGACGTCCGATCGCGTTACGCTTGCTCCGCAACCTCTCGCGTCGGTACATGAATGGCGTGCTCGTGCGCCAGGGCAGCACGTTGCTGCTCGACGTGGAATCGCCCGTGTCTGCCGATGCGGCGGCGCGTGCCGTCGGCTGCGGTCTCTACGAGGCGGCCTTCCGGGAAGCCCTGCTCCTGCTCGCCGACGCCGATGGAGCGATCGAGCATGTGATGTGCCGCACGCGCGGGGATCGCCACTGTCAGTGGCGCGCCGAGTGGCGTCGCCGCTGATTTGATGACAGGCCCCGCCGAATCGTCGGCGGGCGTCGATGGTGCACTGCTCCTGACCTCCCGACTGCTATGCTGACCCCCGAAATGCTGCCGCGTCTGCAGCAGTTGCTTGCCGACGCCGATCTCGACGGATGGTTGCTTTACGACTTCCGCGGTACAAACGCCATCGCCTCCGGGCTGCTCGGCTTCGACGGCCTCGTATCGCGTCGCGTGTTCGCGCTCATTCCGCGCGAAGGCCTGCCGATCGGTATCGCACATGCGATCGAACCCGGTCCGTGGGCGCAGTGGCCAAAGGCATGGCCGCTGCGCACCTACAGCGGCTGGCGCGCGCTCGAGTCGGGAGTGGCGTCGCTGGTGCAGGGCAAGCGGGTGGCGATGGAGTACTCGCCGGGTGACGCGATTCCGTATCTCGATCGTGTGCCCGCGGGTGTGCTGGAGATGGTGCGTGCGGCGGGCGCAACGGTGGTCTGCTCTGGTGATCTCGTGTCGCAGATCTACGCCACGTGGACTCCAGACCAGCTGCTGTCGCACGAGCGGGCCGCCGAACGCATCATGCACATCGCGCACGGCGCGATCGTGTATGCTGGCGACATGGTCGCGCTGGGCACACCGGTGGCTGAGCATGAGCTGCAGGCGCGCATTCTCGAAGCGTTCGAGCGCGCCGGCCTCGAGACGCATCACGGCCCCGATGTCGCCGCTAGCGAGAACGCGGCCAATCCGCACTACATGCCGTCGGCCGCCTCGCCCCGTCTCATTCAGCGCGGCGATACGCTGCTGATCGACTTGTGGGCGCGCGAGAAGCACGGCGGAGTGTACGCCGACCAAACGTGGATGGCGTCGATGGGCGCACCGACGGAGCGCGTGGTGACGGTGTGGGAAGCGGTGCGCGATGCGCGTGATGCCGCGCTGTCGCTGCTGCAGAGCCGCATCACGGCCGGCCTGCCGGTCCGCGGCGGTGAAGCCGACGATGCAGCGCGCGCGGTGATCGAAGCGCGCGGCTTCGGCCCGCAGTTCTGGCATCGCACGGGGCACAGCATCGACTCGCGCGAACTGCACGGCTCGGGTCCGCAGATCGACAACCTGGAATCACGTGATGATCGTCTGCTGATACCGGGCGTGGGCTTCTCGATCGAACCGGGCATCTACCTGCCCGGCGAGTTGGGGGTGCGGTCGGAAGTGAACGCGTACGTGGCCATGGATTCTTTGCTGGTGACGCCCGGCGACGTGCAGCGCGACCTGATCGTGGTTTGACGGCTCGCGTGTACGGCCGTGGGAGGCTGGTGTTGTTGGCGGCACTCGTCGCCTGCGGCGAGTCGCGGGCGTCGAATGAGGCGAACGGCCGCATTGCGGATGTACCGGTGATCCCCGGATCCGATCACGCGAGCGCGGTCCCACGCGACAGTGCCCTGTTGTCGCTGACACGCGCGGCTGGCGGCGCCGACGGCATGCGGTACACCGTCTCGGCGCAGGCGAGCAGCGGGTTCATCGTGGGGAAGATCGGCGGTGGGGCGCCGCGTGACACGAGCATTGCGCCCACGCACGATCTGTCGGTGTGCCGTCCGTTCACGCAATCGCTGGTGCCCAGCCGCGACGGCGGCGTGGGGAACAGCGTGGTGTGGTTGGTGGGCGTCGCCACCGGTCCCCGCGATGACGCGCCGCGTCGTGTGCGCGTGCTGCTCGACGGCTGTCGTCTCGATCCGCGCGTGCAACGCGTCGCGGCCGGCGGCACGGTCATGATCACGTCACGCGACGCGATGATGACGCGCTTGCAGTTCATCGACGTGGGTGGCGCCTCCGCGTCACGCGGCACGGTGTTGTTCAACGACGCCGGGCAGGTGGTGCCCACCAGCGACGCGGCCAAGACGCCAGGGATCGTGCAGATCCGCGACGATCTGCATCCGTGGGTGCGCGCCTATCTGGCGGTCACGCCGCACCCGTTCGTGGCGATCACCGCCGCCGACGGCGCGTTCCGTTTCGACAACGTCCCGCCGGGATCGTACACACTGGTGGTGTGGCACGAACGGTTCGGCATCAAGCAGCAGCGGGTGCGGGTCGATGCGCACGTAGAGACGCGGGTGGAGCTGGCGTACTGAGGCTCACACGCGGCCCTGCTGAACGGCACACGCACAGGCACAGGGCGCGCAAAGACCGCCGAGGGCATGGCCGTGACTGAACAGATCACACAGAGCAAAAGAGCAAAAGAGAAAAAGAGAAAAAGCGAAACTGTTTTCTCCGCCTTTGCAACAGTTCAGCTCAGCTCAGCTGATGCAACCGCGCAAAGAGCCCGTCTTCGCGACCGAGCAGTTCGTCATGCGAGCCGGTCTCCACGATGCGCCCCTGATCGAGCACCACCACGCGGTCGGCGCGGCGCACGGTACTGAGGCGGTGTGCGATCAGCAGCGTGGTGCGACCCTCCAGGAGTTGTTCGAGCGCTTGCTCCACAAAGCGTTCGCTCTCGGTGTCGAGACTCGACGTGGCTTCGTCGAGAATCACCACCGCGGGATCTTTCAGGAATACCCGCGCGATCGCGATGCGCTGACGCTGACCGCCCGAGAGCTTGACGCCGCGTTCACCGACGCGTGCGTTCCACTGGTCAGGGAGCCGCTCGATGAACTCCCACGCGTGCGCGGCCTGCGCCGCCCGCAACACGTCGGCGTCGCTGGCGTCGGGGCGCGCGTAGGCGATGTTCTCGCGGATCGTGCCGCTGAACAGCACCGGCTCCTGCGGAACGATGCCGATGGCACCACGTAGCGTGTCGAGTGACAAGTCGCGGATGTCGACGCCGTCGAGCGTGATGCGGCCCGACGTGACGTCCCAGAAGCGCGGCAGCAGGCTCGCGATCGTGGTCTTGCCGGCACCCGAGCGCCCGACCAACGCGACCACTTCGCCTGGTGCGATGACGAGGGAAATGTCCTGCACGACGTCCGGTTGATCGGGCTGGTACCGAAACGCCACCGACTCCAACGCCACTGCACCCCGCACCGGCTCGGCGAACCGGTGTGGATGCTCCGGGTCGCGCACCGTCGGCTCGGCGTCGAGCAGTTCGAACACACGCGTGGCGGCACCAACGGCTTCTTGAAAGTTGCCGAACAGCGTGGCCAACGAGCCCACCGCCGCCGCCACGAACAGCGCATAGAACAGGAACGCCACCAGCGTGCCGGCCGTGAGCTTCCCCTCGACCACCTGCGCGCCGCCCTGCCAGAGCACCGCCGCCACCGAGCCGAAAGCCACGAAGCCGACCACGCCGAAGAAGAGCGCGCGCATGCGCGCGCGGTACACCGCCACGCCCACCAGGTCGTGCAACACCGCGCCAAAGCGCTCGGTCTCGATCCCTTCGCGTGTGAAGCTCTGCACGGTGCGAATGGAGCCGAACGATTCATCGGCCATGCCCATCGCCTCGCCGATGCGGTCCTGCACACTCGTGCTGGCCTTGCGCAGCGCGCGACCGAACGTGAAGGCGGCGCCGACCACCAGCGGCACCACGGCCAGCGTGGTGAGGGTGAGCCGCGGGTTCGTCACGAACATCATCGCGATGCCGCCGATGAGAAACAGCGTCTGCCGCGAGAGTTCGGAGATCCAGGTGCTCAGCAGCGACTGCAGCAGGGCGAGGTCGCTGCTGAGTCGACTGGTGAGTTCACCGGTGCGACGTTCGGTGAAGAACGCCGGCGACAACCGGATGAGATGCGCGAACGTCTGCTCGCGCAGCGTGGCGACGATCCGCTCGGTGGAGGAGCTGAGCAAAAACACCTGCACGAAGTTCGCGACGCCTTGCACCGCGAACACGCCGAGGAGGCCGAGCGCGATGCGGTCGAGGGCACCGCGGTCTTTCAGTTCGAAGGCGGCGTCGAGCAGGTAACGCAACACGGCGGGGAACACGAGCCCCGCCGCAGCCGCGACGACCAGGAAGAGAAAAGCGACGGCCAGTCGCGCGGTGTACGGCCGCACCAGTGGCGCCAGGCGCGCCAGCGGGCGCGGCGACACCGAACGGCGAGGCGTCACCGCGTGATCGCCCGATCAACCGCCATCGCGAGGAAGAGCAGCGCCAGATACAGCAGCGAATACTTGTAGACCCACCACGCCGGACCGGTCCAGGGCTTCGATGCGCGGGCCGCGAAGAGCACCTTGAGCACGCCGCCCATGAGCAGCGCGTTCAACACGATGGCCGACAACAGGTACAGCGTGCCGAACGCGCCGAACAGCACCGGCAACAGCGTGAGGACGATGAGGATCACGGTATACCACACCATCTGGTACATCGTTTCGCGTTCACCCCACACCAGCGGGGCCATCGGCACCTTGGCGCGGCCGTAGTCCACCTGTTTGAGCAGGGCGAGCGCCCAGAAGTGCGGCGGCGTCCAGTAGAACACGATCAGGAACAGGCACAGCGCCGACACGTCGAGCGTGCCCGTGACCGCCGCCCACCCCACCAAGGGCGGGAACGCGCCGGCCGCGCCACCGATCACGATGTTCTGCGGCGACGAGCGCTTGAGCCAGCGCGTGTAGATGAACACGTAGAAGTAGAAACCGGCCAGCGCGAGTCCGGCCGTGAGCACATTGACGAAGTGCGCCAGCATCCACGTAGCAAAGGTCGCGCAGGCCACACCGAAGGCCAGCACCTGGATCGGCGACATGCGTCCGCTCGGGATCGGACGCAGGCGCGTACGTGCCATGACGTCGTCGATATCGCGATCGAGATACATGTTCACCGCGTTCGCGCCGCCGGCCATGAGATAGCCGCCGATGCTGACCAACAGCACGCTCAGCAACGTCGGCGAGCCCGCCGCATACATCGGCGCGACCGTCGTGACGAGCAGGAGCGAGATGATCCGCGGCTTGGTCAGCGCGATCAGATCACGCGAGAGTGGTGTTGGCGTTTTGTCGGGGTCCAGCGCGACTCCGGTCATGATACCGATGGAACTGCACGAGCCGACACCGGAGCGGTGCCTGCTCCCTTCGCTTGCGACGCCACCACCGTCCGGCCGGCGGCGATGCGTGCCAGATAGACCATGGCGAACGCCGTCACCCAGATCAAAATGCCCGTGGCCTGATGCAGCGAGCGCACCACGCCAGGGAATCCACCGGTCACCATCCAGCCGGCCCACACCACCTGCAGCGCCCCGAGCCCGAGCCCGATCCACGCCGCCCGCAACACCGCTGCGGGTTCAAAGCGCTT is from Gemmatimonas sp. and encodes:
- a CDS encoding M24 family metallopeptidase, with amino-acid sequence MLTPEMLPRLQQLLADADLDGWLLYDFRGTNAIASGLLGFDGLVSRRVFALIPREGLPIGIAHAIEPGPWAQWPKAWPLRTYSGWRALESGVASLVQGKRVAMEYSPGDAIPYLDRVPAGVLEMVRAAGATVVCSGDLVSQIYATWTPDQLLSHERAAERIMHIAHGAIVYAGDMVALGTPVAEHELQARILEAFERAGLETHHGPDVAASENAANPHYMPSAASPRLIQRGDTLLIDLWAREKHGGVYADQTWMASMGAPTERVVTVWEAVRDARDAALSLLQSRITAGLPVRGGEADDAARAVIEARGFGPQFWHRTGHSIDSRELHGSGPQIDNLESRDDRLLIPGVGFSIEPGIYLPGELGVRSEVNAYVAMDSLLVTPGDVQRDLIVV
- a CDS encoding DUF92 domain-containing protein, with the translated sequence MPAAVPAWLSVAGPSASVALGLAILIAGAAWRSGSLRTSGALAASAVGAIALRAGWPWGGFLICWFAWATLGSRLGRARKEQRTAGVVEKGAQRDAVQVLANGGVFAIAAAVALFRGDPASQAALWGTAALAAAGADTLGTEIGTWIGGTPRSVRNWRQVPTGTSGAVSAAGSAATVVSALVLTAIAVAIGLVPAARWWIVAVAAVFGAIVDTVAGALVQQRRWCPSCETATEQARHSCGTDTRHRGGWRWLGNDEVNFVCTASAALLAWLTAGASA
- a CDS encoding ABC transporter transmembrane domain-containing protein, encoding MTPRRSVSPRPLARLAPLVRPYTARLAVAFLFLVVAAAAGLVFPAVLRYLLDAAFELKDRGALDRIALGLLGVFAVQGVANFVQVFLLSSSTERIVATLREQTFAHLIRLSPAFFTERRTGELTSRLSSDLALLQSLLSTWISELSRQTLFLIGGIAMMFVTNPRLTLTTLAVVPLVVGAAFTFGRALRKASTSVQDRIGEAMGMADESFGSIRTVQSFTREGIETERFGAVLHDLVGVAVYRARMRALFFGVVGFVAFGSVAAVLWQGGAQVVEGKLTAGTLVAFLFYALFVAAAVGSLATLFGNFQEAVGAATRVFELLDAEPTVRDPEHPHRFAEPVRGAVALESVAFRYQPDQPDVVQDISLVIAPGEVVALVGRSGAGKTTIASLLPRFWDVTSGRITLDGVDIRDLSLDTLRGAIGIVPQEPVLFSGTIRENIAYARPDASDADVLRAAQAAHAWEFIERLPDQWNARVGERGVKLSGGQRQRIAIARVFLKDPAVVILDEATSSLDTESERFVEQALEQLLEGRTTLLIAHRLSTVRRADRVVVLDQGRIVETGSHDELLGREDGLFARLHQLS
- a CDS encoding heme o synthase, which codes for MTGVALDPDKTPTPLSRDLIALTKPRIISLLLVTTVAPMYAAGSPTLLSVLLVSIGGYLMAGGANAVNMYLDRDIDDVMARTRLRPIPSGRMSPIQVLAFGVACATFATWMLAHFVNVLTAGLALAGFYFYVFIYTRWLKRSSPQNIVIGGAAGAFPPLVGWAAVTGTLDVSALCLFLIVFYWTPPHFWALALLKQVDYGRAKVPMAPLVWGERETMYQMVWYTVILIVLTLLPVLFGAFGTLYLLSAIVLNALLMGGVLKVLFAARASKPWTGPAWWVYKYSLLYLALLFLAMAVDRAITR
- a CDS encoding carboxypeptidase-like regulatory domain-containing protein, with translation MTARVYGRGRLVLLAALVACGESRASNEANGRIADVPVIPGSDHASAVPRDSALLSLTRAAGGADGMRYTVSAQASSGFIVGKIGGGAPRDTSIAPTHDLSVCRPFTQSLVPSRDGGVGNSVVWLVGVATGPRDDAPRRVRVLLDGCRLDPRVQRVAAGGTVMITSRDAMMTRLQFIDVGGASASRGTVLFNDAGQVVPTSDAAKTPGIVQIRDDLHPWVRAYLAVTPHPFVAITAADGAFRFDNVPPGSYTLVVWHERFGIKQQRVRVDAHVETRVELAY